Part of the Ruegeria sp. AD91A genome, CTGACTGGCGCGGAAACAGAGATCGCGTGGCTTGTTCTGAAAGGGATGTCTATGGCTGAGATCGCCAATCTGAGGCAAACCCGAATTGGAACCGTTAAGGCTCAATGTACTGCGATTTACAGAAAGGCGGGAGTGTCTGGCAAAAGCCAATTGATCTCACAGCTCGTTGAGGACCTCCTGTTCTAGGCACAATTTGGATCAGATGGCGTTATGGCATTCACCCGATACAGTGTACAAAACTTGCGTTTCAATTGCCGTTGCCGTCTGGGGGCTAATCCGACCCGAGCGAACAGTTTCACTCTTGGAGTCATTGGAAAGGTTTCTCGCGTCCGGCCCCTCAAAAAACCAAGGCTACAACCGGTTCGGGCACCTGACGCTGCCATATCTAGAAAAACTCGCAGAATCTTGGGCCCAGGAACTCGATTTATTCTGGATTGAAGCCAAAAAGGATGTCAGCCAGCGAAGTGCTGATCAGCGAGAGATCCCGGACTATCTGGGTATCGACGCCATTTATGGTTTCTTTGAGCAGCAGCCGTCGATGACGCTCTCTGAAGTACGCACCCGAATGGAAGAGTTGCTCGACGCGGCAGAGCAGCCGTCACGAAGCGCAAACAAACTAGTCTTGGATCGGATTGCTGTTATATTCCGTTCAAAACGACCATACTGAGTTGTACCAAACCGAAAACGCGCTCACGACCTACAGACGACATCAATTGCAACTCAAACTGAGTTGGTGCGCAAGGTCATTATGCGCGCACTAAGCCCAACCGGATCAGATCATAGTTCCACAACGACTTTTCCGACCGCACCTCCATGAGTCAGATGCGCATAGGCGGCATCGACATTGTCCCACCCAAACTTCTGTTCGTCGACAATTGGCTTGAGCCTGCCAGCATCCCCAGATCTGCCAACGACCGCAAGATGTCTCCATGGGTTTGCCGCCCAACATCGTGCATCATCGGAATCAGCATGAAGACGACATGCAAAGACAGGCCCTTGAAATGCACAGGCGTCAAATCAATCTCGACCATCGCGACCGTCGTGGCAACATGACCATTGAGCTTGGCCGCGGCGAAAGAGTTTGTCATGTTTGGCCCACCAACGCTGTCAAACACCACATCAAAGCCTACGCCATCAGTATGCTCGGCAACGTAGTCCTCGACTGTTTCCGTTGTGAAATCCAAGGGACGCGCACCAAGACCCTCGATCAAGGCCAACTGATCTGCACCACGACCTGTTGCGGACACGGCCGCGCCAAGGTGGCGGGCTATTTGAACGGCGACATGACCAACGCCACCTGCGCCGCCTTGAACCAATATAGTCTGCCCTTCGCCAACACCGGCGCGGGTCAGCCCTTCGTAGGCGGTGATGCCGACGAGAGGCAGCGCTGCGGCTTCCCGCATGCTCAGCGTCTTGGGTTTGTGGGCAATCAGGCGCGCATCTGCGTTAATGTGCTCTGCCAAAGCGCCCGTGAGATCCATCAATCCACCAGAACAACCGTACACCTCATCGCCTATCGCAAAACCTGTCACACCGTCGCCAATCGCAACGACCGTGCCAGCGAAATCCATGCCAAGCACGGCGGGCAATTGGGGGGACAGAGGCAGGTCCGCGCCCATGCTTCGGATCATTGTGTCGACGGTGTTGACGCTGGTCGCGGCCACTTTGACGACCACATGTCCAGAAGTCGCGACAGGGTCGGGTATTTCAGCAAGCTCGAACAGCGCATCGGGTCCGTAAGAGTTGAGAACCATTGCTTTCATTGAGATTTTCCTTTTGTGAACATGGTGTCAGGCCTACGTGGAAGTCACGCACGCCTGACGAGATCATTGTCTTTGGGGTGGTCAGTTGATGTCCTGCACCTGCATCACCAGATCGCCCCATTTGCGCTGGTTTTCGATGTCGTGTTCCAAACCTTGTTCATCCGCGATGGTGAACCGTTTGACGGCCGGAGTTTTGCTGGTGGCCTGATAAAGCCAATAGGCTTCGGCTTTCAGCGCTTCATCAATTGGTTTGTCGATCGATTCATAGACCATCTGTTTGCAGGCATTGATCGACTCTGCCGGGAACTGTGCGATCCGTTCGGCCAGTGCGGTCACATAAGCGCCAATTTCATCCGGCTCCAAAGCCTTGTTGATAGTGCCCAGACGCTCGGCATCATCCGCATCGAAGTCTTGCGCGCTCAAAATGATCTCAAGCGCTTTTCCAAGGCCTGTTTGGCGCGCCATGCGCGAGGCGCCGCCGCCACAGGGCAGGATGCCCATTCCGACCTCCATCTGCATGAACTTGTACTTGCCCCGCGCGGCAAACCGCATGTCGAGCGCCAACGCCAACTCATGTCCACCACCGCGTGCAAACCCTTCCAGCTTTGCGATTGTGGCCTGCGGCACCTTGCTGATCCGCTCGCAAACCGACTGTAGATCCAAAAGCCGTGCATCCTCGCGGGATACGGCCTCAGTCGACATGTCCTTGAGCAGTTCGGTGTCGTAGTGGCAGACCCAGATTTCCGGGTTTGCAGATTGAAAGATTACGACCTTGGTGTCGCGGTCTCGCTCTAAGCGCATGGCCAGACTGTTGAGATCGGTCAGCATTTCCTGGCCTTGCACGTTCACAGAGCCAAAGTTGAATGTCACTGTGGCGATGCCGTTCTCAACGGCTATGTCAAAGGTTTGAAAGCTCTCGTATTTCATCAGGCAGTCCTTTCTAGGGCCTCGACGCAGCACGCGTGAGGGGTCAGGGGGTGTTAAAGGTGGAAGTTCGTGGCGTTTTAGCGCCGCGCGGATCAGTTGGTCTGGTTAACCAATTCTTTGATGGTGTTCATGACGTCGGCGGCGTGGCCTTTGTCGAGTGCTGATGCGTGTGGATCTGAGAATGCACCACTGTCATTGTCAAAATAGGCGCCCGACGCATCAGCGAACCGCTCACCTAATGCCGCATCAATCAAGATATCAGCGCCGATGTTCATATCGTTCCCAGCCAAGCCAAAGCCTTCCTTCACCATCTTTGAGGCCAAAAGCGATCCAGGATTTACCGCGACCATGACAGGCGCATCGGATTGCGATTTGGCCCATTCCCGGGTCCATATGGTGATGGCCAGCTTGCTCTGGGCATAGGCTTCCATATCCGCCAGCGGAACACTGCCCTGCATGGCTCGGATGTTCACCGGGGCCTGCGCCGCCGATGACAGGTTCACGACGCGCCCGTCAGCAGGAATGATAGGCAGCAGCAACTCGGTCAGCAGATAAGGTGCAAGCGTGTTCACGACGAAGCGGATGTCCTGCCCATTCTCAAGCACCGATTGCGGGGCTTTCAGCACACCCGCGTTGTTGATCAAAACATCCAACCTGTCATGTTTCGCCCGCACGTTCTCAGCCAGTCCCTGCACCGCGGACAGGTCGCTCAGATCAGCGGCATAGGTTTCGACATTTTCACCGACTTCGGCAGCTGCGCTCTCCAGTTTGGGTATACTGCGGCCATGCAACAGCACGTTGTGCCCGTCAGAGGCCAGCTTCTTGGCCGTCAGCAAACCAATGCCGTCAGTTGAACCTGTAATGAGAATGGTCTTGGTCATCGGTCTGATCCTTTACGAAAAGTCAGGCAGCACAGTGTCTGCCAAGTGTTCAAGGGTTGCGTCGATAGGCGCTTGATTGAACCTGAGGTTCAGCGCGACGTGATTGACCCCAAGCGTTTCAATCTCGCGAAGATAGCTGCGAAGGAAGTCGGAGCCAGACTGAAACCCAAGATGGATCGGGCGCGGAGGCGCAGCGGGGTCGTCCACGATATCGACATAAAGCGATTGCATGACGGGCTTATCCAGTTGGCCCGCCTCCCTAACGCGTCGTCGGTAATCCGCTATGACCTGCCCCTGGGCAGACGCATTGCGCGGATAGGTCATCCAACCGTCGCCGTTCCGTGCCACCCAATCAGGGGATTGCTGGCTACCGCCGGTAATAAGCATCGGCAGACGCGTGCCATGCGGTTTGGGCAATAGGTCAATCCCGCCACCCAGTTTGCCCTGCGCGTTTTCATGTTCCGGATAATCGGACCCCACTGCGCGGATATACT contains:
- a CDS encoding enoyl-CoA hydratase/isomerase family protein, with product MKYESFQTFDIAVENGIATVTFNFGSVNVQGQEMLTDLNSLAMRLERDRDTKVVIFQSANPEIWVCHYDTELLKDMSTEAVSREDARLLDLQSVCERISKVPQATIAKLEGFARGGGHELALALDMRFAARGKYKFMQMEVGMGILPCGGGASRMARQTGLGKALEIILSAQDFDADDAERLGTINKALEPDEIGAYVTALAERIAQFPAESINACKQMVYESIDKPIDEALKAEAYWLYQATSKTPAVKRFTIADEQGLEHDIENQRKWGDLVMQVQDIN
- a CDS encoding SDR family NAD(P)-dependent oxidoreductase, encoding MTKTILITGSTDGIGLLTAKKLASDGHNVLLHGRSIPKLESAAAEVGENVETYAADLSDLSAVQGLAENVRAKHDRLDVLINNAGVLKAPQSVLENGQDIRFVVNTLAPYLLTELLLPIIPADGRVVNLSSAAQAPVNIRAMQGSVPLADMEAYAQSKLAITIWTREWAKSQSDAPVMVAVNPGSLLASKMVKEGFGLAGNDMNIGADILIDAALGERFADASGAYFDNDSGAFSDPHASALDKGHAADVMNTIKELVNQTN
- a CDS encoding LLM class oxidoreductase translates to MLDKIQPNEFTQINVAYNRVFRPERLSIGLVLPLEAYAVGAEPTLRGHLEAAQKAEELGFAALWLRDVPFNVPNFGDPGQVFDPFVYLGALATATDRIALGTSSVILPLRHPAHVAKAAATTDVLSGGRLLLGVASGDRPEEYPAMNHSFDDRGARFRDSVEYIRAVGSDYPEHENAQGKLGGGIDLLPKPHGTRLPMLITGGSQQSPDWVARNGDGWMTYPRNASAQGQVIADYRRRVREAGQLDKPVMQSLYVDIVDDPAAPPRPIHLGFQSGSDFLRSYLREIETLGVNHVALNLRFNQAPIDATLEHLADTVLPDFS